In one window of Mercurialis annua linkage group LG4, ddMerAnnu1.2, whole genome shotgun sequence DNA:
- the LOC126678228 gene encoding uncharacterized protein LOC126678228: MTMYNIPFEELYHNLLCGRFQRKLVKVYAQYTAIQASARTFSRGPHQFREKQQQQAPQRSTLGEFFLPDVDHANFGCFAPPIQANTFEIKTSTIILLENRCQFYGLPIKDPNAHILKFLEVCNTFKIPNMTEDQIKLRLFPFSLRDKVRPWIRSIASNSITIWRQLAEAFLNKYFPLGKTARLTKKIIDFFQHDGEALYEAWDKLNELQRSCPHHHLQKEQLIQIFYNGINEHTRATIDAASGCSIMRKKYKEALALLDELAMYSSSWPIERVRQSTQRGMITLEQIQELEAMKAKNVALQAQVEMYKRQASQMNAPVAAVQAVTGHATNDQVNYVGGQRQGNDPYSNTYNPRWENHPNFAWKDTNHVGQANANTQSSAGSSNFQLGNHYQPNQGNFNSHNYGGRPQYPSEFQQNRDQDEESKLDKILEKMEGFERFEAEARQIDKTQASAFHHLEVKLSQLESSIQGRTQGGLPYTAETNPREFVKAITPRSGKFFDDPHSKKPIKVNDESSANEASSSKSGVSEEVVVGVEAPYVRPPPPSPYVPKVPFPSRLKKKQDNQKCHKFLDIFRKLQINISLVDVLREMPQYAKFIKDIIMNKRSWDEKGTISLTENCSSIITSKLPTKLQDPGSFTISCSIGTSTSLNCLFDLGASINLMPLCLFRNLCGNQSVKEISMMLQLADHSLIHLRNRME; this comes from the exons ATGACGATGTACAATATACCCTTTGAAGAACTTTATCACAACCTCTTGTGTGGGCGAtttcaaag AAAATTGGTCaaagtgtatgcacaatacacggCGATCCAAGCTTCCGCTAGAACCTTTTCAAGAGGACCTCACCAGTTTCGAGAGAA ACAACAACAACAGGCACCTCAAAGGAGCACTTTGGGTGAATTCTTTTTACCAGATGTTGATCATGCTAATTTTGGATGTTTTGCACCACCTATTCAGGCAAATACTTTTGAGATCAAAACTAGCACGATTATTCTACTTGAGAATCGATGCCAATTTTATGGGTTGCCTATTAAAGATCCAAATGCgcatattttgaaatttttggagGTGTGCAATACGTTCAAGATTCCCAACATGACggaggatcaaatcaagcttcgatTGTTTCCATTCTCTTTGCGAGATAAGGTACGACCATGGATACGATCTATAGCTAGCAACTCCATCACCATATGGAGACAACTCGCTGAAGCTTTCCTCAATAAATACTTCCCTTTGGGGAAGACTGCAAGATTaacgaaaaaaattatagatttctTTCAACATGATGGAGAAGCTTTATATGAGGCATGGGACAAATTAAATGAACTCCAGCGAAGTTGCCCACATCATCACCTCCAAAAGGAacaattaattcaaatattttataatggaATTAATGAGCATACTAGAGCTACTATTGATGCAGCTTCAGGATGCTCAATCATGAGGAAGAAGTATAAAGAAGCTCTTGCATTGCTAGATGAGTTGGCAATGTATAGCAGTTCTTGGCCTATAGAGAGGGTGAGGCAGTCAACCCAAAGGGGCATGATAACACTAGAGCAAATCCAAGAGTTGGAGGCAATGAAAGCAAAAAACGTTGCTCTTCAAGCTCAAGTGGAGATGTATAAAAGGCAAGCAAGTCAAATGAATGCTCCGGTGGCAGCAGTTCAAGCAG TTACGGGACATGCCACAAATGACCAAGTTAATTACGTTGGAGGACAAAGGCAAGGTAACGATCCATATTCAAACACCTATAATCCAAGATGGGAGAATCATCCAAATTTTGCCTGGAAGGATACGAATCATGTGGGTCAAGCCAACGCAAATACTCAATCAAGTGCGGGAAGTTCCAATTTTCAGTTGGGCAACCACTACCAACCTAACCAAGGTAACTTTAACTCTCACAACTATGGAGGTAGACCGCAATATCCTTCCGAATTCCAACAAAACAGGGATCAAGATGAAGAGAGCAAGCTCGATAAAATATTAGAGAAAATGGAGGGATTCGAGAGGTTTGAAGCGGAAGCACGACAAATAGACAAAACTCAAGCATCTGCCTTCCATCATCTCGAGGTGAAACTATCACAATTAGAAAGCTCCATCCAAGGTAGAACCCAAGGTGGTTTACCTTATACtgccgaaactaatccaagagaGTTTGTGAAAGCTATCACACCCCGAAGTGGCAAGTTTTTTGATGATCCTCATAGTAAGAAGCCTATCAAAGTTAATGATGAGTCAAGTGCTAATGAGGCAAGTTCTAGTAAGTCAGGGGTTAGTGAAGAGGTCGTCGTTGGAGTTGAGGCTCCTTATGTTAGACCACCACCACCATCTCCATATGTTCCTAAGGTACCGTTTCCAAGTCGACTCAAGAAGAAACAAGATAACCAAAAATGCCATAAATTCTTGGACATCTTCAGGAAGCTACAAATCAACATAAGTCTAGTAGATGTTTTGCGTGAAATGCCTCAATACGCAAAGTTCATCAAAGATATAATCATGAACAAGCGGAGCTGGGACGAAAAAGGCACTATTTCATTGACTGAAAATTGTAGCTCAATCATCACAAGCAAGTTGCCTACCAAATTGCAAGATCCAGGGAGTTTCACTATTTCTTGCTCAATTGGCACTTCTACTTCTCTTAATTGTCTTTTTGATTTGGGTGCAAGTATAAATCTAATGCCCCTGtgtcttttcagaaatttatgCGGAAATCAATCGGTAAAGGAAATCTCCATGATGCTCCAATTAGCCGACCATTCACTCATTCACTTAAGAAACCGCATGGAGTAA